Proteins found in one Phocoena sinus isolate mPhoSin1 chromosome 19, mPhoSin1.pri, whole genome shotgun sequence genomic segment:
- the LOC116743818 gene encoding cytoplasmic tRNA 2-thiolation protein 1-like, translating into MPAPQCASCHKARAALRRPRSGQALCTNCFCAAFEAEVLHTVVAGRLLPPGAVVAVGASGGKDSTVLAHVLRELAPRLGISLHLVAVDEGIGGYRDAALAAVRRQAARWELPLTVVAYADLFGSWTMDAVARSTAGSGRSRSCCTFCGVLRRRALEEGARRVGATHVVTGHNADDMAETVLMNFLRGDAGRLARGGGLGSPGEGGALPRCRPLQLASQKEVVLYAHFRRLDYFSEECVYAPEAFRGHARDLLKLLEAARPSAVLDLVHSAERLALAPAARPPPPGACSRCGALASRALCQACALLEGLNRGRPRLAIGKGRRGLDEEGPPGRRGSHSRPDPRLRSPSPASRDSSSPLGSDDDVGVRGRL; encoded by the exons ATGCCTGCCCCGCAGTGCGCCTCCTGCCACAAGGCGCGAGCCGCCCTCCGCCGTCCGCGCTCGGGCCAGGCGCTGTGCACCAACTGCTTCTGCGCCGCCTTCGAGGCCGAGGTGCTGCACACGGTGGTCGCGGGCCGCCTGCTGCCGCCCGGCGCCGTGGTGGCCGTGGGCGCCTCGGGCGGCAAGGACTCCACTGTGCTGGCGCACGTGCTGCGCGAGCTGGCCCCGCGCCTGGGCATCTCGCTGCACCTCGTGGCCGTGGACGAGGGCATCGGCGGCTACCGGGACGCGGCGCTGGCGGCCGTGCGGCGGCAAGCAGCACGCTGGGAGCTCCCGCTCACCGTCGTGGCCTACGCAGACCTCTTCGGGAGCTGGACGATGGACGCCGTGGCCCGCAGCACGGCCGGCTCCGGCCGCAGCCGCTCCTGTTGCACCTTCTGCGGGGTGCTGCGACGCCGGGCGCTAGAGGAAGGGGCGCGCCGCGTGGGAGCCACGCACGTCGTGACGG GACACAACGCCGACGACATGGCGGAGACGGTGCTCATGAACTTCCTGCGGGGCGACGCGGGCCGGCTGGCGCGCGGCGGGGGCCTGGGCTCTCCGGGCGAGGGGGGAGCCCTGCCGCGCTGCCGCCCGCTGCAGCTGGCCTCGCAGAAGGAGGTGGTGCTGTACGCGCACTTCCGCCGCCTGGACTACTTCTCGGAGGAGTGCGTGTACGCGCCCGAGGCCTTCCGCGGCCACGCGCGCGACCTGCTCAAGCTGCTGGAGGCGGCGCGGCCGTCGGCGGTGCTGGACCTCGTGCACTCGGCCGAGCGCCTGGCGCTGGCCCCGGCCGCgcggcccccgccccccggcgCCTGCTCCCGCTGCGGGGCGCTGGCCAGCCGCGCGCTCTGCCAGGCCTGCGCCCTCCTGGAGGGCCTGAACCGCGGCCGGCCCCGCCTGGCCATCGGCAAGGGCCGCCGGGGGCTGGACGAGGAGGGGCCGCCGGGTCGCCGCGGGAGCCATAGCCGTCCGGACCCCCGACTTCGGAGCCCATCCCCGGCTTCTAGAGACTCCAGTTCTCCGCTGGGTTCCGACGACGACGTGGGAGTGCGGGGCCGCCTGTAA